Proteins co-encoded in one Cucurbita pepo subsp. pepo cultivar mu-cu-16 chromosome LG15, ASM280686v2, whole genome shotgun sequence genomic window:
- the LOC111776484 gene encoding RNA-binding protein 28, producing the protein MGKNKRFKDGGEKGAAAGDHCPSKVFVKNLPYSFTNSQLEETFSDVGPVRRCFMVTQKGSTEHRGYGFVQFAVAEDANQAIQQKNGLSIEGRKITVKHAMHRAPLEQRRSKENQGTAFKSKTNKEGDTSEREEQTTNEDGDTSKREEQTTNEDGDTSEKEEQTTNEDGDVSKREEQTTLNSEGRKERHLNAQKLAPLSSYLEDKEGSSGKQRIARTVVVGGLLNADMAEDVHRQAREVGAVCSIVYPLPRKEVEQHGLLRDGCKMDVSAVLFASVKSARAAVTILHQKEMQGGVVWARQLGGEGSKTQKWKLIVRNLPFQAKEKQIKDTFSSAGFVWDVMVPHSSDTGLSKGFAFVKFTCKQDAENAIKKFNGQKFGKRTIAVDWAIPKKIYSSGANAPVDSDEGEETEKDREGSISSDDLEVENAAVHNKSQRSDEDEGSSEDSEKEDISSEIDFEGEAEISRKILENLIASSAKEALPSLIDGNPPSKVNKEPVLDSSKKSSDMSDKVSNGPEKLSEGKTSILKPVDEEDLKRTVYIGNLPFDINNEEVKQRFSGFGEVLSFVPVLHQVTKRPRGTGFLKFKTADAATAAVSSANVASGVGIFLKGRQLKVLNALDKKSANEKELEKSKNDNVDHRNLNLAQEGIILEGTPAAEGVSASDMMKRQRLEKKRMTKLQSPNFHVSRTRLVIHNLPKSMKEKELQKLCIEAVTSRATKQKPVIRQIKFLKDVKKGKVLTKNYSCGVAFVEFSEHQHALVALRVLNNNPETFGPVNRPIVEFAVDNVQMLKLRKAKLQASYQDNTANVPKSLHRNADTNAGDIHSNKTNSRKRKATGDNRPVKEKNRNENKNGNHVSNDMAMEESRDRKKRKMRPESGNNTNESQKQKPEGRRSMPEKSSKRSAPMDTVKIKASQEADVQHKKKAKHQVDQQQRKRAKKNKLPVGQDAVDKLDKLIEQYRSKFSQKSSDPADGEKKGSKQVRRWFQS; encoded by the exons ATGGGGAAGAACAAGAGGTTTAAGGACGGTGGCGAGAAGGGAGCCGCCGCCGGCGATCACTGCCCTTCCAAGGTTTTCGTCAAGAACTTGCCGTACTCGTTCACCAACTCACAG CTTGAAGAAACATTCAGTGATGTTGGACCGGTCCGGCGGTGCTTCATGGTTACGCAGAAGG GTTCAACTGAGCATCGTGGTTACGGATTCGTGCAGTT TGCTGTAGCAGAAGATGCGAATCAAGCAATTCAGCAGAAGAATGGGCTGTCTATTGAAGGACGCAAAATTACTGTTAAACATGCAATGCATCGAGCTCCCCTTGAGCAGCGGCggtcaaaagaaaatcaag GTACTGCATTCAAGTCAAAAACTAACAAGGAAGGAGATACTTCTGAAAGGGAAGAACAAACAACTAACGAGGATGGAGATACTTCTAAAAGGGAAGAACAAACAACTAACGAGGATGGAGATACTTctgaaaaggaagaacaaacaACTAACGAGGATGGAGATGTTTCTAAAAGGGAAGAACAAACGACTTTAAATTCTGAGGGGAGGAAAG AGAGACATTTGAATGCTCAGAAATTGGCTCCACTTTCTAGTTATCTAGAGGATAAAGAGGGTTCTTCAGGAAAGCAAAG GATTGCAAGGACTGTTGTAGTCGGTGGTCTCCTTAATGCTGATATGGCTGAAGATGTTCACCGCCAAGCTAGAGAAGTTGGTGCTGTATGCTCTATTGTTTATCCTCTTCCCAGAAAAGAAGTTGAACAGCATG GCCTTTTACGAGATGGATGCAAAATGGATGTTTCAGCTGTTCTTTTTGCTAGTGTTAAGTCTGCACGTGCTGCTGTGACCATATTACATCAGAAAGAGATGCAAGGAGGTGTTGTGTGGGCCCGCCAACTGGGTGGGGAG GGGTCCAAAACTCAGAAATGGAAACTTATTGTCAGAAATCTTCCATTTCAG GCCaaagagaaacaaataaaGGATACCTTTTCATCTGCAGGATTTGTGTGGGACGTGATGGTGCCACATAGTTCAGACACAGG attaTCGAAGGGTTTTGCGTTTGTCAAATTTACATGCAAGCAGGATGCTGAAAAt GCTATTAAAAAGTTCAATGGTCAAAAATTTGGTAAAAGGACAATAGCTGTGGACTGGGCCATTCCGAAGAAGATATATAGTTCAGGTGCTAATGCTCCAGTTGATTCAGATGAAG GGGAAGAGACTGAAAAAGACAGAGAAGGTAGCATTAGTAGTGATGATTTGGAAGTTGAAAATGCTGCTGTTCATAACAAATCTCAGCGCTCCGACGAAGATGAAGGTTCTTCAGAGGACTCGGAGAAAGAAGATATTTCCTCGGAGATTGATTTTGAAGGAGAAGcagaaatttcaagaaaaatacttGAAAATCTAATTGCATCTTCGGCTAAAGAAGCTCTTCCTTCTCTCATTGATGGTAACCCACCATCTAAAGTGAACAAGGAGCCAGTTCTTGATTCATCAAAGAAGTCATCTGATATGTCTGATAAAGTATCAAATGGGCCCGAAAAGTTAAGTGAAGGCAAAACATCTATTCTTAAGCCAGTAGATGAAGAGGATTTGAAGAGAACAGTTTATATAGGCAATCTTCCATTTGATATTAATAATGAAGAAGTGAAACAGCGGTTTTCTGGATTCGGTGAAGTACTATCCTTCGTACCCGTCCTTCATCAAGTTACAAA ACGACCTAGAGGCACTGGTTTTCTCAAGTTTAAAACGGCTGATGCTGCTACTGCTGCTGTTTCATCTGCGAATGTTGCATCTGGTGTCGGAATATTTCTGAAAGGCAGGCAATTGAAAGTATTGAATGCTCTAGATAAGAAATCAGCTAATGAAAAGGAATTGGAGAAGTCAAAAAATGACAACGTTGACCACCGAAATCTTAACCTTGCACAG GAAGGTATTATTCTCGAGGGAACTCCAGCTGCTGAGGGTGTTTCTGCTAGTGATATGATGAAACGTCAAAG gctagaaaagaaaagaatgactAAGCTTCAATCTCCGAATTTTCATGTTTCAAGAACTAGGCTCGTTATACACAATTTACCAAAAtcaatgaaagaaaaggaactTCAAAAACTTTGCATCGAAGCTGTTACCTCGCGAGCTACAAAGCAAAAACCTGTGATTCGCCAG ATTAAATTCTTGAAGGATGTGAAGAAAGGAAAGGTACTAACAAAAAACTACTCTTGTGGAGTTGCTTTCGTCGAGTTTTCTGAGCATCAGCACGCCCTTGTAGCCCTGCGAGTTCTCAACAACAATCCAG AAACTTTTGGCCCTGTGAATCGCCCGATCGTAGAATTCGCTGTAGACAATGTTCAGATGTTGAAGCTACGGAAAGCGAAGTTACAAGCTTCGTATCAGGACAATACTGCCAACGTTCCGAAATCACTGCATCGTAATGCCGATACAAATGCTGGGGATATCCATTCAAACAAGACGAACTCCAGAAAAAGGAAAGCAACAGGCGATAATCGTCCAGTGAAGGAGAAAAATCGCaacgaaaacaaaaatggcaaTCATGTATCCAATGATATGGCGATGGAAGAAAGTAGAGAcagaaaaaagaggaaaatgcGTCCAGAAAGTGGTAACAATACAAACGAGTcacagaaacaaaaaccaGAAGGACGAAGATCAATGCCTGAAAAATCGAGCAAGAGATCGGCACCCATGGATACTGTGAAAATAAAAGCTTCCCAGGAAGCAGATGTACAACACAAAAAGAAGGCAAAACATCAGGTAGACCAGCAGCAGAGGAAGAGGgcaaagaaaaacaagttaCCAGTAGGACAGGACGCCGTTGATAAGCTCGATAAACTTATCGAACAATATCGATCTAAGTTCTCGCAGAAGAGTTCGGATCCAGCTGATGGTGAAAAGAAAGGCTCTAAACAGGTTAGAAGATGGTTCCAATCATAA
- the LOC111811502 gene encoding V-type proton ATPase subunit a3-like: MGDTRGGCCPSMDLFRSEPMQLVQLIIPIESAHRTISYLGDLGLLQFKDLNAEKSPFQRTYAAQIKRCGEIARKLNFFKEQMLKAGLPSKSSISQVDINIDDLEVKLGELEAELIEINANSEKLQRSYNELVEYKLVLQKAGDFFGAAQSSAIEQQREFESRRVGGDSIEVPLLLEQESSVDQSKPVNLGFLSGLVPRGKSMAFERILFRATRGNVFLKQAVVEDPVPDPISGEKVEKNVFVVFYSGERAKNKILKICEAFGANRYPFTEDLAKQSQMIAEVSGKLAELKTTIDVGLLHRANLLQTIGEHFENWNLLARKEKSIYHILNMLSLDVTKQCLVAEGWGPVFATKQIQEALQRAASDSNSQVGAIFQVLLTTEAPPTYFRTNKFSTAFQEIVDAYGVAKYQEANPGVYTIVTFPFLFAVMFGDWGHGICLLLATLYFILREKKLSSQKLGDITEMAFGGRYVILMMSLFSIYTGLIYNEFFSVPFELFGRSAYACRSPDCSDSTTVGLIKAGSTYPFGLDPVWHGTRSELPFLNSLKMKMSILLGVAQMNLGIIISYFNATFFKNSINIWFQFLPQMIFLNSLFGYLSLLIIVKWCTGSNADLYHVMIYMFLGPTEDLAENQLFPGQKNVQIVLLLLALVAVPWMLLPKPFLLKKQHEQRFQGQSYAPLPSGDDSLELDSHHDSHGHEEFEFSEVFVHQLIHTIEFVLGAVSNTASYLRLWALSLAHSELSSVFYDKVLVLSAGFNNIVILIVGIIVFIFATVGVLLLMETLSAFLHALRLHWVEFQNKFYEGDGYKFLPFSFALLDEDDE; encoded by the exons ATGGGCGATACCCGAGGAGGTTGCTGTCCATCCATGGATCTGTTCCGCTCCGAGCCGATGCAGCTGGTGCAGCTCATCATTCCCATCGAGTCTGCGCATCGCACTATCTCCTACCTTGGTGATCTCGGCCTTCTCCAATTCAAAGAT CTCAATGCCGAAAAAAGCCCGTTCCAGCGTACTTATGCTGCACAG ATTAAAAGATGTGGAGAGATCGCACGcaaattgaattttttcaaGGAACAAATGTTGAAGGCTGGGTTGCCAAGCAAAAGCTCCATTTCACAAGTTGATATCAATATAGATGACCTTGAG GTCAAACTTGGTGAGCTTGAGGCAGAACTGATTGAGATAAATGCTAATAGTGAGAAGCTACAGCGTTCCTACAATGAACTTGTGGAGTATAAGCTTGTTCTACAGAAG GCTGGTGACTTTTTCGGTGCAGCGCAAAGCAGTGCCATAGAGCAGCAAAGAGAGTTTGAATCAAGACGAGTTGGTGGAGATTCAATAGAAGTTCCATTGTTGTTGGAACAA GAATCATCTGTGGATCAGTCGAAGCCGGTTAATTTGGGATTTCTTTCTGGTCTTGTTCCTCGGGGAAAATCTATGGCATTTGAGAGGATACTTTTTCGTGCTACCAGGGGTAATGTGTTTCTGAAGCAGGCTGTAGTTGAGGATCCTGTTCCAGATCCTATCTCTGGAGAGAAG GTTGAGAAAAACGTGTTTGTTGTTTTCTATTCTGGAGAAAGAGCAAAGAATAAGATTCTAAAAATATGTGAGGCATTTGGAGCAAATCGATACCCTTTTACTGAGGACTTGGCGAAACAATCCCAAATGATTGCCGAG GTTTCTGGAAAACTGGCTGAGCTGAAGACTACCATAGATGTAGGGCTGCTGCACCGGGCTAATCTATTGCAGACTATTGGagaacattttgaaaattggaatCTCTTG GCGAGGAAGGAAAAATCCATATACCATATCTTGAACATGCTTAGCCTTGATGTAACCAAACAATGTCTGGTCGCGGAGGGGTGGGGTCCTGTTTTTGCAACAAAACAG ATTCAGGAAGCACTCCAGCGAGCAGCATCTGATTCCAACTCCCAAGTTGGAGCAATTTTCCAGGTTTTATTAACTACAGAAGCACCGCCTACTTATTTTCGAACAAACAAATTCTCCACTGCTTTTCAAGAAATTGTTGATGCATATGG GGTGGCAAAGTATCAAGAAGCCAATCCTGGTGTATATACCATCGTCACGTTCCCATTTCTATTTGCTGTTATGTTTGGTGATTGGGGGCATGGAATATGTCTGTTACTTGCAACACTGTATTTTATATTGCGGGAAAAGAAACTTTCCTCTCAG AAGCTTGGAGATATCACTGAAATGGCCTTCGGTGGACGCTATGTCATTTTAATGATGTCACTATTTTCAATATACACAGGTCTGATCTATAATGAGTTCTTCTCAGTCCCATTTGAACTGTTTGGTCGCTCAGCCTATGCATGTCGTAGTCCTGATTGCAG TGATTCTACCACTGTGGGGTTGATAAAGGCGGGTTCTACGTATCCGTTTGGCTTGGATCCTGTATGGCATGGCACTCGAAGTGAGCTTCCATTTCTTAACTctctgaaaatgaaaatgtctATCCTCCTTGGAGTTGCACAAATGAACCTTGGAATTATAATAAGCTATTTCAATGctacatttttcaagaacAGCATCAATATTTG GTTCCAATTCCTTCCACAAATGATATTTCTGAACAGCCTTTTCGGTTATCTTTCCCTTCTCATCATCGTAAAGTGGTGCACTGGTTCGAACGCCGATCTGTACCACGTAATGATATACATGTTTCTCGGCCCCACTGAAGATCTGGCTGAAAATCAACTTTTTCCTGGGCAGAAAAATGTTCAG ATTGTGCTGCTCTTACTGGCTCTTGTTGCTGTACCATGGATGCTGCTTCCAAAGCCTTTCCTTTTGAAGAAACAGCACGAACAG AGGTTCCAAGGTCAGTCTTATGCACCTCTTCCAAGTGGTGATGATTCCCTTGAGTTGGATTCGCATCACGATTCACATGGTCATGAGGAGTTCGAGTTCAGTGAGGTTTTTGTGCATCAACTTATACACACCATTGAATTTGTGCTTGGAGCAGTGTCAAATACAGCTTCCTATCTTCGTCTATGGGCTTTAAG TCTTGCGCACTCAGAGTTGTCAAGCGTGTTTTACGACAAGGTTCTCGTTCTATCTGCGGG GTTCAACAACATTGTAATCTTAATAGTAGGCAtcattgttttcattttcgCTACCGTTGGTGTGTTGCTGTTGATGGAGACTTTAAGTGCTTTCCTTCACGCACTGCGTCTTCATTGGGTCGAGTTCCAAAACAAGTTCTACGAGGGAGACGGCTACAAATTCCTTCCTTTCTCATTTGCATTGCtagatgaagatgatgaataa
- the LOC111776473 gene encoding DNA replication licensing factor MCM4-like: MASDSSPVNFNTGPSSPGDSFSSPIGNTVSSSGDGYRRRSRRRSSTPSEIATPPRQRSRMVSSETTPKATESRSRRQGGGRRASGGGATPMAATPSSTDDIPPSTEPGDGDDMDEDHPTFVWGTNISVDDVKGAIIRFLRHFRGRQASQSEGDFHTEGKYAEVIKRVLEIEGDSLEVDAQDVFNYDTDLYTKMVRYPLEVLAIFDIVLMEMVPQINPLFEKHIQTRIFNLRTSTSMRNLNPSDIERMVSLKGMIIRCSSIIPEIREAMFRCLVCGYYTDPVAIERGQITEPTICLKEECQARNSMTLVHNRCRFADKQIVRLQETPDEIPEGGTPHTVSLLMHDKLVDTGKPGDRVEVTGIYRAMSVRIGPTQRTVKSLFKTYIDCLHIKKTDKSRMVAEDPTGAGNRLGGNVDDVSFDEAKVEELKELSKKPDIYDRLTRSLAPNIWELDDVKKGLLCQLFGGSALKLASGASFRGDINILLVGDPGTSKSQLLQYIHKLSPRGIYTSGRGSSAVGLTAYVTKDPETGETVLESGALVLSDRGICCIDEFDKMSENARSMLHEVMEQQTVSIAKAGIIASLNARTSVLACANPSGSRYNPRLSVIDNIHLPPTLLSRFDLIYLILDKADEQTDRRLAKHIVALHFDNPEGIEQDFMDLHTLTSYISYARKNIHPKLSDEAAEELTRGYVELRRRGNFPGSSKKVITATPRQIESLIRLSEALARIRFSEWVEKGDVLEAFRLLEVAMQQSATDHSTGTIDMDLINTGVSASERMRRESLLSATRNIIMEKMQLGGPSIRLSELLDELKKQNPDNEVHLNNLRNAVSTLASEGFVAIHGDSIKRM, translated from the exons ATGGCGTCCGATTCTTCTCCAGTTAACTTCAATACAG GTCCTTCGTCGCCTGGTGATTCATTCTCTAGTCCCATCGGAAACACCGTCTCATCTTCAGGGGACGGTTATCGCCGTCGAAGCCGTCGCCGGTCATCTACTCCTTCGGAAATTGCTACGCCGCCGCGTCAACGATCCCGAATGGTCTCGTCGGAAACCACTCCGAAGGCTACGGAGTCGCGCTCGCGTCGGCAGGGAGGTGGGAGAAGAGCGTCCGGAGGTGGAGCGACCCCGATGGCTGCTACACCTTCATCGACGGATGATATTCCGCCGTCGACGGAACCTGGCGACGGCGACGACATGGATGAGGACCATCCGACCTTCGTATGGGGGACGAATATCAGTGTTGACGATGTGAAGGGAGCGATCATTCGGTTTTTGAGGCATTTCCGTGGTCGTCAGGCGTCGCAGTCTGAGGGGGATTTTCATACCGAGGGAAAATACGCGGAGGTAATCAAGCGGGTTCTTGAAATTGAAGGGGATTCGCTCGAAGTGGATGCGCAGGATGTGTTCAATTACGATACGGATTTATACACGAAGATGGTGAGGTATCCTCTCGAGGTTCTCGCAATTTTTGACATTGTTCTGATGGAAATGGTGCCCCAAATCAACCCATTGTTCGAAAAGCACATTCAAACTCGGATATTCAATCTCAGAACTTCTACTTCAATGAGAAACCTTAACCCATCTG acATTGAGAGGATGGTATCACTGAAGGGAATGATAATACGGTGTAGTTCCATAATTCCTGAGATCAGGGAGGCGATGTTTAGATGTCTCGTATGTGGATACTACACTGACCCAGTAGCTATTGAGAGAG GTCAAATAACTGAACCCACTATATGCTTGAAGGAAGAATGCCAAGCAAGAAACTCCATGACATTGGTTCACAATCGATGCAG GTTTGCTGATAAGCAGATTGTACGGCTTCAGGAGACTCCTGATGAGATACCAGAAGGAGGGACACCTCATACTGTAAGCTTGTTAATGCATGACAAGCTGGTTGATACTGGAAAGCCTGGTGACAGAGTTGAG GTCACTGGGATTTATAGGGCCATGAGTGTGAGAATTGGACCAACCCAGAGAACTGTAAAATCATTATTCAAG ACTTATATTGACTGTCTTCATATAAAGAAGACTGATAAGTCGAGAATGGTGGCTGAAGACCCAACTGGAGCTGGGAACCGGTTGGGTGGAAATGTCGATGATGTTTCGTTTGATGAAGCGAAG GTGGAAGAGCTGAAAGAACTCTCCAAAAAGCCTGATATATATGACAGACTAACCAGGTCATTGGCACCTAATATTTGGGAGCTTGATGATGTAAAGAAGGGCCTTCTTTGCCAG CTCTTCGGTGGGAGTGCTTTGAAATTGGCATCCGGTGCAAGCTTTCGTGGAGATATTAACATACTTCTTGTTGGTGATCCTGGAACCAGCAAGTCTCAGCTTCTCCAATACATACATAAACTATCTCCCCGCGGCATTTACACCAGTGGAAGGGGTAGCTCTGCTGTTGGGTTGACAGCTTATGTCACCAAAGATCCTGAAACAGGGGAAACA GTACTGGAGAGTGGGGCCTTGGTTTTGAGTGACAGGGGCATATGCTGCATTGAtgaatttgataaaatgtCTGAAAACGCAAGGAGCATGTTGCATGAG GTGATGGAGCAACAAACTGTTTCAATAGCGAAGGCTGGAATCATTGCTTCCCTTAATGCCAGAACTTCAGTATTAGCTTGTGCAAATCCTAGTGGTTCACGTTATAACCCTCGCCTATCTGTGATTGATAACATACACCTTCCTCCTACTTTGTTATCAAG GTTTGActtgatttatttaattctgGATAAAGCTGATGAGCAAACAGATAGGCGCCTTGCTAAGCATATTGTCGCATTACACTTCGACAACCCAGAG GGCATTGAGCAGGATTTCATGGACCTTCATACCTTGACTTCATACATCAGCTATGCTAGGAAAAACATTCACCCAAAATTATCAGATGAGGCAGCTGAAGAGTTGACTAGAGGCTATGTTGAGCTGAGGAGGAGAGGAAACTTTCCAGGCAGTAGTAAAAAG GTCATAACAGCTACTCCCAGACAGATTGAGAGTTTAATACGTTTAAGTGAAGCCCTTGCTCGTATACGTTTTTCAGAATGG GTTGAAAAGGGCGATGTTCTTGAGGCATTCCGGCTTCTGGAAGTTGCAATGCAGCAGTCTGCAACCGATCATTCTACAG GAACCATTGACATGGATCTGATCAACACGGGAGTATCGGCAAGCGAACGGATGCGAAGGGAGAGTTTATTATCGGCAACTCGCAACATAATCATGGAGAAAATGCAGCTCGGAGGGCCTTCCATCCGCCTGTCAGAG TTGCTGGATGAGCTGAAGAAGCAGAATCCTGATAACGAAGTCCATCTCAACAAC CTTAGAAATGCGGTATCAACACTTGCAAGTGAGGGATTTGTAGCGATCCATGGTGATAGCATAAAGAGAATGTGA
- the LOC111811126 gene encoding histone H2A.Z-specific chaperone CHZ1-like, protein MEAMSGASSSSSSSVEFHFYDDFEYEFVEDVERLSNWEFLNASDADSEMDGNGGEKEGKNCCVVARIPEDLREIISPVVVVPISLAEDRIFDPLEDVYFLQNHAEDGFAYGYNDAEEDEPDKDDDDDDDDDDDEDELDLDDELVPWSVSDKLGRQRMRKLGKRGFTRMYNSKRSPFLFTKPGCVRGKHGLGLKHSY, encoded by the coding sequence ATGGAGGCCATGTCTGGAGCTTCGTCATCTTCCTCATCGTCTGTGGAATTCCATTTTTACGATGATTTCGAGTATGAATTTGTTGAAGATGTCGAACGCCTTTCGAACTGGGAGTTCCTCAATGCTTCTGATGCCGATTCAGAAATGGACGGAAATGGAGGCGAAAAAGAGGGTAAAAACTGCTGCGTGGTTGCTCGAATTCCTGAAGATCTCCGAGAAATTATTTCTCCTGTTGTTGTGGTGCCGATTTCTCTTGCGGAGGATCGGATCTTCGATCCTTTGGAAGATGTTTATTTCCTTCAGAATCACGCGGAGGACGGTTTTGCGTACGGCTACAACGATGCGGAGGAGGATGAACCCGACaaagacgacgacgacgacgacgacgacgatgatgatgaagatgagtTAGATTTGGACGATGAACTCGTTCCGTGGTCTGTCAGTGACAAACTCGGACGGCAGCGGATGAGGAAATTGGGGAAAAGAGGATTTACGAGGATGTATAATTCGAAGAGATCGCCGTTTTTGTTCACCAAGCCTGGATGCGTCCGCGGCAAGCACGGACTCGGCTTGAAGCATAGTTATTAG